In Vicinamibacteria bacterium, a genomic segment contains:
- the pstA gene encoding phosphate ABC transporter permease PstA, producing MFAATELDFRNHRVQRLARILFLVMTVFLIVPVVLVLGILVFRGSPAISMSFLFTNPTQGMTAGGVFPALLGTIFLVTMALVFSVPLGVAAAIYLSEYAPDNWLTRLINLAIINLAGVPSIVHALFGLGAFVLFFRFGTSILAASLTLAIMTLPVVIVATRESLQAVPRSFREACWSMGATRWQTIRRVVLPNAVSGILTGVILEVSRTAGETAPIMFTGAAFFLPFLPQSVFDQTMALSLHLYVISTQVPGVPDELPYGVALLLIGIVLAMNSISVAFRVYLRGKKKW from the coding sequence ATGTTTGCCGCCACCGAGCTCGACTTTCGCAATCACCGAGTGCAACGGCTGGCCCGCATCCTCTTCCTCGTCATGACGGTGTTTCTCATCGTGCCCGTGGTGCTGGTGCTCGGGATTCTGGTTTTCCGCGGCAGCCCGGCGATCTCGATGTCGTTCCTCTTCACCAATCCCACGCAGGGCATGACGGCGGGCGGGGTCTTTCCGGCGCTCCTTGGCACGATCTTTCTCGTGACGATGGCGCTGGTGTTCTCGGTGCCGCTCGGGGTGGCCGCCGCCATCTATCTGAGCGAGTACGCGCCCGACAACTGGCTGACACGTCTCATCAACCTGGCCATCATCAACCTGGCGGGTGTCCCGTCCATCGTACACGCCTTGTTCGGCCTGGGTGCCTTCGTCCTGTTCTTCCGCTTCGGGACCTCGATCCTGGCGGCCAGCCTGACGCTCGCCATCATGACGCTGCCCGTCGTGATCGTTGCCACGCGGGAATCTCTTCAAGCCGTTCCTCGTTCCTTCCGCGAAGCCTGCTGGAGCATGGGTGCTACACGCTGGCAGACGATCCGCCGCGTGGTTCTCCCGAATGCGGTGAGCGGCATCCTGACCGGAGTCATCCTCGAGGTGTCTCGAACCGCGGGAGAGACGGCGCCGATCATGTTCACCGGCGCGGCGTTCTTCCTTCCTTTCCTGCCCCAGAGTGTTTTCGACCAGACGATGGCGCTTTCGCTCCACCTCTACGTCATTTCGACGCAGGTTCCGGGCGTGCCCGACGAGCTCCCTTATGGCGTCGCTCTGCTGCTCATCGGGATCGTATTGGCCATGAACTCGATTTCCGTCGCCTTCCGAGTCTATCTGAGGGGGAAGAAGAAATGGTGA
- the pstC gene encoding phosphate ABC transporter permease subunit PstC has product MASRTSAPAVRWEATDQRNADWFVDKAVQLAVFVGGISAIVFIFGIFVFIAREGLDFVLGMDAKNFFTSPRWTPTSNFNPTYGAFALIIGTASVTGMAMLVAIPFSLGAAIYIGEFARGKTRETLKVLVELLAAIPSVVWGFIGLSIMNSVIIRLFHVPVGLNILNAGLILGLMAAPIMTTIAEDALKAVPDTYREAAEAMGATRWQVTWNVVLPAAKNGLVAAVLLGVGRGFGETMAVLMASGHSINVPGSIFDSVRALTATIAAELGETSVGSDHYRALFTLGILLFVVTFVINLTADLIVRGPRKR; this is encoded by the coding sequence GCAATGCCGATTGGTTCGTCGACAAGGCGGTCCAGCTAGCCGTCTTCGTCGGTGGCATCTCGGCCATCGTATTCATCTTCGGCATCTTCGTCTTCATTGCCCGCGAAGGCCTGGATTTCGTGCTCGGGATGGACGCGAAAAACTTCTTCACGTCTCCGCGGTGGACTCCCACCTCCAACTTCAACCCGACCTACGGCGCCTTCGCGTTGATCATCGGAACCGCGAGCGTGACCGGCATGGCCATGTTGGTGGCCATCCCTTTCTCCCTCGGGGCGGCCATCTATATTGGAGAGTTCGCGCGGGGGAAGACCCGCGAGACGCTGAAAGTCCTCGTCGAGCTCCTGGCGGCCATCCCGTCGGTAGTCTGGGGCTTCATCGGGCTCAGCATCATGAACTCGGTCATCATTCGACTTTTCCACGTCCCCGTGGGCTTGAATATCTTGAACGCCGGTCTGATTCTCGGGCTCATGGCGGCACCGATCATGACGACGATCGCCGAAGACGCGCTCAAGGCGGTGCCCGATACCTACCGGGAAGCCGCCGAAGCCATGGGTGCGACGCGCTGGCAAGTCACGTGGAACGTCGTTCTGCCCGCCGCCAAGAACGGCCTCGTCGCCGCCGTCCTTCTGGGCGTCGGGCGCGGATTCGGCGAGACGATGGCGGTCCTCATGGCGAGCGGGCACTCCATCAATGTGCCCGGGAGCATTTTCGACTCGGTTCGAGCTCTCACCGCCACGATTGCCGCCGAGCTCGGCGAGACGTCCGTGGGGTCGGACCATTATCGAGCGCTCTTCACCCTGGGTATCCTGCTGTTCGTCGTCACCTTCGTCATCAACTTGACCGCGGACCTGATCGTTCGAGGCCCCCGGAAGAGGTGA